In Deltaproteobacteria bacterium, the sequence AGGACCGCACGGCCACATCCACATCCGCTCCGGACTGGCCGTAAAGGTCTTCCAACTCCTCGTAAGCCTTACCGATCTCGGCGACCAAAGCCGAAGGTAAGTTGGCGGCTAAAATCACGTCCCGCACCCGCTTACCCCGGCGGATGAGATCGTTCATGTCGCTGGTATCCAGACCGTCCAGAATCTGGCGGATGCTCTTCTCAATACCCGCGGTTTTCAGAAAGTAACGATAGGCCTCGGCGGTAATGGCAAAACCATTGGGCACCAGGATATTTTTGGCCGACAGGTTTTTGATCATCTCGCCCAAGGAGGCATTTTTCCCTCCGACCAGCGGTACGTCATTGATACCGATCTCATCAAACCAGAGAATAAATTTTTCTTCCTTTACCACCATGAAGGCCTCCCTCCCGATACCAGCTGTAATCGCCGAGATTATTTAACAGTAACTTCAAAATTATCATAAACTGATTTATAGTGTCAATAAATTACCCCTGTGGGTGCACCATGATCTATTTAGATAACAACGCCACCACGCCCATCGCCCCGGAAGTGACGGCGGGGCTTAAAAAGTATATCACAGAATTCGGCAATCCCAGCAGTGCCTATGCCCTCGGCCAACGGGCCCGGGGTGCTGTAGAACAGGCTCGCCAGCAGGTGGCCAACCTGTTAGGTTGCCAGCCCCAGGAACTGGTCTTTTTAAGCTGTGCCAGCGAAGCCAACAATACCGTGCTCAAAGGGGTGGCGCACCATTTGGCTGCTCGGGGCAACCATCTGATCACCACCCAGATTGAGCATCCCGCGGTATTGAACCCTTGCCTGTTTTTACTGGAGCAGGGTTTTGAAGTTACCTTTGTGCCAGTAGACAGCCGGGGGCTGGTGGATCCGGATGACATCCGCCGGGCCTTGACCGCCCGGACCATTCTAATCAGTGTGATGCATGCCAATAACGAAACCGGTGCCATTCAGCCGCTGGCCGAGATCAGCGCGGTGGCCCGCGAGGCCGGAGTCTGGTGCCACACCGACGCGGCCCAAAGCGTCGGCAAGATTCCCGTCCGCGTCGATGACCTGGGGGTCGATTTTCTTACCCTGGCGGGCCACAAATTTTATGCCCCCAAAGGCATCGGTGCTTTGTATATCCGAACCGGTTGCCACTTCACTCCCTTGATTCACGGTGGCGGCCAGGAGGGCGGGCGGCGTTCGGGCACGGAGAATGTCATCTTTGCCGTGGCCTTGGGAATTGCCGCTGAGTTGGTTCAAACTCGCCTGGGTCAGGATCAGACCCACCTCAAGCATCTGCGGGACCGACTCCATCAGCGACTGCAGGAGGAGTTCCCCAAACTGGTGCTGAACGGGCCGGGGACGGAACGGCTGCCCAACACCCTCAATGTCTCATTTCCAGGGTTAAATGGAGCCGAGATCCTGTCCGGCCTGTCGGAACTGGCGGCTTCCACCGGGGCCGCCTGCCATGGCCCGGAAGTCAAACTGTCGCATGTCTTGGCTGCCATGGGGGTCAGCCCGGAAGTCGGCCGGGGGGCGCTGCGCCTCAGCGTCGGCCGCTACACCACTGAATCCGAGGTGGACCAGGCCGCGATGATGATTGGGCAAAGGGTGCGGGATATTTAAAAGTATAGTCATTAACCCCCTCTCCCTATAGGGAGAGGGGGTTAATGACATCACTCAGTAGAGGATTAACGTGCGCAGCTGCTACAGCTGGTGGCGGTGCAGCCGGCACAGGAACCGCCGCTCGTGGAGGTAGAGGTAAATTTGAAGCCGACCTTGGCGGCGCAGGCGCTCATCAGTTTTTCGACATCAGTCAGATGGCATTCAGGACATTCGACGGCGGGGTCATTACCAAACACCAGTTGCTCAAAGACCTTGCCACAGTTACGGCAGCGATATTCAAAGATAGGCATTTTTTATTGGTTCTCCTTTGATTTATGAGATCAGATTCAATTAATTGACCATGCTTAATTTCATCCAACTTTATCAACTTTTATTATAATACCGGCTTGCACCTGTTTCAAGCTGTGGATCCCACCAAACATCCGGCCGACCCGATTAACGGCGCTAGCCGGGCGGATTTCCCCCGGTCCGCTGATCGGCGTGGGGCCAAAAAACAGGCACAAGGCCCGGCCCTGGGGCCAGTATCCCAGATCGCCCCTTTCCACCAGCTCGACCGCAGTATCATCCAGCTCCGCCATTACCGGTATGGCGAAATAGATTTCCTCCCCCCAAGTCAGGGCAGTGCCTTGCAGGGGCAGGACGCTGGCAATGGCCTGGGCCGTGGGGGAGTCGTTTAACTCGCCATTCAGTTGGAGTTCTCCAGCAGTGATGCTGATCTTTTGGGGCATGTCAGTCTCCCCACTCCTCCACTACCAAAGCGGCCAGCAATGGAAACATGATCTCATGGTGTCCGGTCAGGGCATAACCTTTGCCGTGCGCTTGGGTGGGCCGGCGGACCACGTTGATCAGCGGCCGGTAATGCTGGATAAAGTCGAGGTTGGCGGTGGTCAGCGGCTCCACCAGGTGGCCCAGGTTGCGGGCCAGGGACAGAGCCTTGAGAAAGACCTCCGGCAGCACCACCGCCGACCCCAGATTGAGGTATAGTCCTCCTGACAGGCGGCTGACCAGAGCTGCGAACAGGCGGAAATCCCGGTGACTGGCGGCTCCTACCGCGGCCCCGTCAACTGAGGGATGCATATGAATGATATCGGTTCCCAGGGCCACATGCACGGTTACCGGCACCTCGATTTCGGCGGCACAGGCCAGCACGCTGAGATGGTTGAAGGGCCAGCCGGCCTCCAGCAGCCTCTGGCCCACGGCCTCTCCCAGACCCAGGCCCTGGGCCGCGCCCCAGTTAATGGCGGCGTTGAGGAAGTTGGCGGTCTCTTCGGCCATGCCAAAGCGGCCGGTCCCCAATTCCTGCCCGACATCTTCAGAGGTGCGGCCCACCATGGCGATTTCCGCATCGTGAATAATGCCGGCGCCATTGAGGGCCAGCCCCGACAGAAGATTGCGGTGCATCAGATCAATGACCACCGGGCTTAAACCCACCTTGAGGACGTGGGCGCCGAAGCCTAATAGCACCAGGTTATCCTGGCGACGGGCCTGCACCCAGCTAGCGGCTAACTCCCGGAGTTCTTGGGCGGCCAGAAGGTGCGGCAGTTTTTCAATAAAATCCTTAAATGATTGACCCCGGCTCCAGGGCTGGCCGAAGTCCTGCTGACTGACCTTGGAGGGCCGCTCTTTCAGACTGTAAGTCTCAATGCCTTCCAGAGATAGAGGAGATATTTTTTCCGCCACTTTTATCCTGCCGCACAATGATT encodes:
- a CDS encoding cysteine desulfurase, which encodes MIYLDNNATTPIAPEVTAGLKKYITEFGNPSSAYALGQRARGAVEQARQQVANLLGCQPQELVFLSCASEANNTVLKGVAHHLAARGNHLITTQIEHPAVLNPCLFLLEQGFEVTFVPVDSRGLVDPDDIRRALTARTILISVMHANNETGAIQPLAEISAVAREAGVWCHTDAAQSVGKIPVRVDDLGVDFLTLAGHKFYAPKGIGALYIRTGCHFTPLIHGGGQEGGRRSGTENVIFAVALGIAAELVQTRLGQDQTHLKHLRDRLHQRLQEEFPKLVLNGPGTERLPNTLNVSFPGLNGAEILSGLSELAASTGAACHGPEVKLSHVLAAMGVSPEVGRGALRLSVGRYTTESEVDQAAMMIGQRVRDI
- a CDS encoding zinc ribbon domain-containing protein, whose amino-acid sequence is MPIFEYRCRNCGKVFEQLVFGNDPAVECPECHLTDVEKLMSACAAKVGFKFTSTSTSGGSCAGCTATSCSSCAR